One segment of Gasterosteus aculeatus chromosome 3, fGasAcu3.hap1.1, whole genome shotgun sequence DNA contains the following:
- the mul2 gene encoding mitochondrial ubiquitin ligase activator of nfkb 1-A, translated as MDGFPVNITEAVCLGASLALSGICYYFYRKSRTTLDKLDEAPHFIIDGKLQDILKVTPGACLQYAVIEGAVQPAGEPLTSHFQKEFVGVLQKFLLREHRLVWNSLSRTWTDSERVLHHRVSEVPFVLVGSNETTVRVLCPLQASGLHMETTHEKFHQVNYGLGDIIGQYLSGEKLKGQLETEEMLKVGTTLTGVGELMLDVDGTLNLRPPSNGSQYFLSITDFDTLLGEQQSAALWWKALAVGSALVGAAVLTWVGRRYYSHLKVRWEREQERREFERLQADGSRAAGRDTPQGGAEELLENACVICLSQPRNCILLDCGHVCCCHSCFQAFPHRRCPICRQSISRVVPLYHV; from the exons atggatggatttccTGTGAACATCACAGAGGCGGTGTGTCTCGGGGCCAGCTTGGCCCTGTCAGGAATCTGTTACTATTTCTACAGGAAGAGCCGGACGACGCTCGATAAACTTGAT GAAGCTCCACACTTCATTATAGATGGAAAACTCCAAGACATTTTGAAGGTTACTCCAGGGGCGTGTCTACAGTATGCTGTCATTGAAG GTGCTGTGCAACCAGCAGGTGAACCTCTTACGAGCCACTTCCAAAAGGAATTTGTCGGAGTGTTGCAGAAATTCCTGTTGCGAGAACACAGGCTGGTGTGGAACAGCCTTTCCCGCACTTG GACGGACAGTGAAAGAGTCTTGCACCATAGAGTGAGCGAAGTGCCCTTTGTGTTAGTGGGATCAAATGAGACCACCGTCAGGGTCCTGTGCCCTCTGCAGGCCTCCGGACTTCACATGGAGACGACCCACGAGAAGTTCCACCAAGTCAATTATGGCTTAGGGGACATCATAGGACAATACCTCAGCGGGGAGAAGCTCAAAGGGCAACTGGAGACCGAGGAAATGCTCAAG gtggGCACGACTCTCACTGGCGTGGGGGAGTTGATGCTGGACGTGGACGGGACGCTGAATCTCCGACCCCCTTCAAATGGCTCACAGTACTTTTTGAGCATCACGGACTTTGACACCTTGCTGGGGGAGCAACAGAGCGCGGCTCTTTGGTGGAAGGCGCTGGCCGTCGGCTCGGCTTTGGTGGGGGCGGCCGTACTCACCTGGGTGGGCCGGCGCTACTACTCTCACCTGAAAGTCCGCtgggagagggagcaggagaggagggagtttGAGAGACTGCAAGCCGACGGCTCGAGAGCAGCCGGCCGCGATACTCCTCAAGGTGGGGCGGAGGAACTTTTAGAAAATGCCTGTGTGATTTGCCTCAGTCAGCCACGTAACTGCATTCTGTTGGACTGCGGGCACGTGTGCTGCTGTCACAGCTGCTTTCAGGCTTTTCCACACCGCCGATGCCCCATATGTAGGCAAAGCATCAGCCGCGTGGTGCCTCTCTACCACGTCTGA
- the camk2n2a gene encoding calcium/calmodulin-dependent protein kinase II inhibitor 1a, producing the protein MSEVLPYNEGKMSGYGADSEVNQMSYSCGLQDTSAFFSASQAKRPPKLGQIGRAKRVVIEDDRIDDVLKGMADKSSPGV; encoded by the exons ATGTCCGAAGTGCTGCCATACAACGAGGGTAAAATGAGCGGCTACGGGGCAGATAGCGAGGTCAACCAGATGTCCTACAGCTGCGGACTGCAGGACACGAGCGCCTTCTTCTCTGCGTCGCAGGCCAAGAGACCCCCGAAGCTCGGACAGATCGGCCGAGCCAAGCGAG TGGTCATCGAGGACGACCGAATAGACGACGTCCTGAAGGGGATGGCGGACAAGTCTTCACCGGGCGTTTAA